The following are from one region of the Odontesthes bonariensis isolate fOdoBon6 chromosome 16, fOdoBon6.hap1, whole genome shotgun sequence genome:
- the LOC142401632 gene encoding uncharacterized protein LOC142401632: MAEKTTTAGSKRKGKTVFEKATARIKATEERNKTRVVIGTAFQRWRQLKEENGLQTDAKLAQFLLDSYDASMAHTSSTPLKSSVFKLPPPPPSLSNIGPESSLDSDILSTSDAFVDVSVEQFNDIQNSTIDWDDDETWDSDMDKESVSSLEEDVTREMDTDSDDSDADYMRTGGALKTSLRLETLPTVGSEESVLDDVDCNRDSARTDTPLPEAMKVVVEDDVIGHPASIVYHDCLRQLAGCVALPMTECTEKDPMTNKQCSAKAPFEIRIKSQGTAAVAEWMCSQGHLVWRWSSQPMFKFGMLVGDFMLATNISLSGNNYAKISLLFKFMNMGMADRSNFCKIQDSFRVKTLHLKFPRKIRT, encoded by the exons ATGGCAGAAAAGACGACAACAGCGGGTTCGAAAAGAAAAGGCAAAACTGTGTTTGAAAAAGCAACTGCTCGGATAAAGGCCACAGAAGAGCGAAACAAGACGAGAGTGGTAATCGGTACGGCTTTCCAACGTTGGCGACAACTGAAAGAGGAAAATGGGCTACAAACGGATGCTAAGCTGGCCCAGTTTCTACTCGATAG CTATGATGCTAGCATGGCACACACCAGTTCGACTCCATTGAAAAGCAGCGTCTTCaagctccctcctcctcctccctccttgtCGAACATCGGTCCTGAATCGTCTTTAGACTCAGACAT TTTGTCAACATCGGACGCTTTTGTTGATGTCAGCGTGGAACAGTTCAATGACATTCAAAATTCTAC AATTGACTGGGATGACGATGAGACCTGGGACTCTGACATGGACAAAGAGTCTGTGTCATCCTTGGAGGAAGACGTGACCAGGGAAATGGACACAGACAGTGACGACAGTGATGCTGATTATATGCG AACAGGAGGTGCTCTGAAAACTAGCTTGCGTTTGGAAACGCTGCCGACAGTCGGCTCGGAAGAATCGGTTCTTGATGATGTGGACTGTAACCGTGATTCGGCAAGGACAGACACACCGTTGCCAGAGGCGATGAAAGTCGTGGTAGAAGATGATGTTATCGGCCATCCTGCGTCGATCGTGTACCACGATTGTCTGAGGCAGCTCGCGGGGTGCGTTGCCTTGCCAATGACCGAATGTACAGAAAAAGACCCGATGACAAACAAACAGTGCTCTGCCAAGGCACCTTTTGAAATCCGGATCAAATCCCAGGGCACAGCGGCTGTTGCTGAATGG ATGTGTTCTCAGGGTCATTTGGTGTGGCGATGGAGTTCACAGCCCATGTTCAAGTTTGGGATGTTGGTCGGGGACTTCATGCTTGCAACCAATATATCGCTCTCAGGCAACAACTACGCCAAAATATCCCTCCTTTTCAAGTTTATGAACATGGGGATGGCTGACAGGTCCAACTTCTGCAAAATCCAGGATTCCTTCCGTGTTAAAACTCTGCATCTTAAATTTCCCCGTAAGATTCGTacgtaa
- the lrrc32 gene encoding transforming growth factor beta activator LRRC32 isoform X1, translated as MAFPSEQWEGARGRAIQDILTGCDGLDSSRSCAMWRQESAERSVSLAVSLSICEWVCGDVKSTWSGGSVMTSRHLKVSTMAAIQLLFLLLVSCAAASARPPRHLPPCQVVQMDVICSDLSLRSAPLNLPRDVQMLDLSRNQVQNLTQETLGFHTGFRRLNLHSNKIHFIQPGLFKNMSDLRVLDLSMNHLNVFAHSKINIGPLTAVESLDLSSNGLYTGMSDYFLSDSPSLANLSLNGNSITKIAHTTFSGSLFLRKISLHNNVILEIEDGAFDSLHHLTELDLSKNSITCIDDFNLYNLKVLNLSKNSIEIFQSAQSRILFRLRSLDLSENKMLYFPHISENNMLEFLNVSRNQLQTVNVSGSQDKQTNLIFSHLKYLDMSYNQLKSIPENLFFKCMGSLEVLNMSNNCIRSFSVTHKGLLKTVKVINLSYNSLQSLNFGESTLRSLKRLFLQGNDLTVLDPQIFQRVSSIKYLHLEQNAVKICGSEQSRHEQPLMEQNHWDPPGCVSFSSVRNLHFLYLSENNLRTLPENAFVDTPLKWLDLSLNPGLDMHKGSLAGLEHSLVHLLLRENNISSLNTDLSSLKSLKHVDLSTNQLDTLPMWNKDSSIESLNLRNNKLVTLDHNTILALERSLKTLYMGTNPLSCCDNLGFLHIVQHSAVVVPDIETVTCIHEDYSEPVNIEKVTQEMCHQADVPNYVIVLVLTLLLGMILFGVLVKCCHLRKKKHNRSFTA; from the exons ATGGCGTTTCCCAGCGAGCAGTGGGAGGGGGCAAGAGGCCGAGCGATCCAGGATATTCTCACAGGATGTGATGGCCTGGACAGCAGCCGGAGCTGTGCGATGTGGAGGCAGGAGTCAGCTGAGAGGAGCGTCTCGCTTGCGGTGTCGCTATCGATCTGTGAGTGGGTGTGTGGGGATGTGAAATCAACATGGTCAGGAGGTTCTGTGATGACTAGTCGTCATCTGAAAGTGAG CACCATGGCAGCCATCCAGCTGCTCTTCCTGCTGTTGGTCAGCTGCGCGGCGGCTTCTGCGCGTCCTCCCCGACATCTCCCTCCATGCCAAGTC gTCCAGATGGATGTGATTTGCAGTGATCTGAGCCTCAGAAGCGCACCACTCAACCTCCCTCGCGATGTCCAAATGCTGGACCTTTCCCGTAACCAGGTTCAAAACCTCACCCAGGAAACTCTGGGGTTCCACACCGGCTTCCGTCGCCTTAACCTTCACTCCAACAAAATACATTTCATCCAGCCCGGACTCTTTAAAAACATGTCGGATCTGAGAGTGCTGGACCTGTCCATGAAtcatctgaatgtttttgcaCACTCCAAAATAAACATTGGACCTCTTACAGCTGTGGAGTCACTAGATCTTTCAAGCAACGGGCTGTACACGGGCATGTCGGATTATTTTCTGTCTGACTCTCCGTCGCTGGCAAACCTTTCCCTGAATGGTAATAGCATCACAAAAATAGCACACACCACTTTCAGCGGATCCTTGTTCTTAAGGAAAATCAGCCTCCACAATAACGTCATCCTGGAGATCGAAGACGGGGCTTTTGACTCCTTGCATCATCTGACTGAACTCGATTTGTCCAAGAATTCCATCACGTGCATCGATGACTTCAATCTGTACAACCTGAAGGTTCTCAACCTCAGCAAGAACAGCATTGAGATTTTCCAAAGCGCACAGTCGCGTATTCTGTTTAGACTTCGCTCTCTCGATCTGAGCGAAAACAAAATGCTTTACTTCCCTCACATCTCCGAAAACAACATGCTCGAATTTCTGAACGTTTCCCGAAACCAACTTCAGACCGTCAACGTCTCGGGCAGTCAGGACAAACAGACAAACTTGATCTTCAGTCATTTGAAATACCTGGACATGAGTTACAACCAACTGAAAAGTATACCAGAAAATCTTTTCTTTAAGTGCATGGGATCACTTGAGGTCCTGAATATGAGTAATAACTGCATCCGCTCGTTTTCTGTCACTCACAAAGGCCTTCTGAAGACAGTGAAGGTTATCAACCTCAGCTATAATTCCCTGCAGAGTCTGAATTTTGGGGAAAGCACTCTGCGATCGCTGAAGCGGCTCTTCTTACAAGGAAACGACCTCACAGTTCTGGATCCTCAAATATTTCAGAGAGTCTCGAGCATCAAATACCTGCATCTCGAGCAGAACGCCGTGAAGATCTGTGGCTCTGAGCAAAGTCGGCACGAGCAACCGCTGATGGAGCAAAACCACTGGGATCCTCCGGGTTGTGtctccttttcttctgttcGCAACTTACACTTTCTGTACCTCTCTGAAAATAATTTGAGGACACTGCCCGAAAACGCATTTGTGGACACCCCTCTGAAGTGGCTGGACCTGTCCCTGAACCCCGGCTTGGACATGCACAAAGGCTCCCTCGCTGGCCTTGAACATTCCCTGGTTCACCTGCTCTTGAGGGAAAACAACATTTCCTCCCTGAACACAGACCTGTCCTCACTGAAGAGTCTCAAACACGTCGACCTCTCCACCAACCAGCTCGACActctaccgatgtggaacaagGACTCCTCCATCGAGTCCCTGAACCTGCGGAACAACAAGCTCGTCACCCTGGATCACAACACCATCCTCGCCCTGGAGCGCTCACTAAAGACTCTCTACATGGGCACCAACCCTCTGAGCTGCTGCGACAACCTCGGCTTCCTCCACATAGTGCAGCACTCGGCGGTGGTTGTTCCCGACATAGAGACGGTGACCTGCATCCACGAGGATTATTCAGAGCCGGTCAACATTGAAAAGGTGACCCAGGAAATGTGTCATCAAGCAGATGTCCCAAACTACGTCATTGTTTTAGTCTTGACGTTGTTGTTAGGGATGATCCTGTTTGGGGTGCTGGTTAAATGTTGccatttaaggaaaaaaaagcacaacaggAGCTTTACTGCATAG
- the lrrc32 gene encoding transforming growth factor beta activator LRRC32 isoform X2, which yields MAAIQLLFLLLVSCAAASARPPRHLPPCQVVQMDVICSDLSLRSAPLNLPRDVQMLDLSRNQVQNLTQETLGFHTGFRRLNLHSNKIHFIQPGLFKNMSDLRVLDLSMNHLNVFAHSKINIGPLTAVESLDLSSNGLYTGMSDYFLSDSPSLANLSLNGNSITKIAHTTFSGSLFLRKISLHNNVILEIEDGAFDSLHHLTELDLSKNSITCIDDFNLYNLKVLNLSKNSIEIFQSAQSRILFRLRSLDLSENKMLYFPHISENNMLEFLNVSRNQLQTVNVSGSQDKQTNLIFSHLKYLDMSYNQLKSIPENLFFKCMGSLEVLNMSNNCIRSFSVTHKGLLKTVKVINLSYNSLQSLNFGESTLRSLKRLFLQGNDLTVLDPQIFQRVSSIKYLHLEQNAVKICGSEQSRHEQPLMEQNHWDPPGCVSFSSVRNLHFLYLSENNLRTLPENAFVDTPLKWLDLSLNPGLDMHKGSLAGLEHSLVHLLLRENNISSLNTDLSSLKSLKHVDLSTNQLDTLPMWNKDSSIESLNLRNNKLVTLDHNTILALERSLKTLYMGTNPLSCCDNLGFLHIVQHSAVVVPDIETVTCIHEDYSEPVNIEKVTQEMCHQADVPNYVIVLVLTLLLGMILFGVLVKCCHLRKKKHNRSFTA from the exons ATGGCAGCCATCCAGCTGCTCTTCCTGCTGTTGGTCAGCTGCGCGGCGGCTTCTGCGCGTCCTCCCCGACATCTCCCTCCATGCCAAGTC gTCCAGATGGATGTGATTTGCAGTGATCTGAGCCTCAGAAGCGCACCACTCAACCTCCCTCGCGATGTCCAAATGCTGGACCTTTCCCGTAACCAGGTTCAAAACCTCACCCAGGAAACTCTGGGGTTCCACACCGGCTTCCGTCGCCTTAACCTTCACTCCAACAAAATACATTTCATCCAGCCCGGACTCTTTAAAAACATGTCGGATCTGAGAGTGCTGGACCTGTCCATGAAtcatctgaatgtttttgcaCACTCCAAAATAAACATTGGACCTCTTACAGCTGTGGAGTCACTAGATCTTTCAAGCAACGGGCTGTACACGGGCATGTCGGATTATTTTCTGTCTGACTCTCCGTCGCTGGCAAACCTTTCCCTGAATGGTAATAGCATCACAAAAATAGCACACACCACTTTCAGCGGATCCTTGTTCTTAAGGAAAATCAGCCTCCACAATAACGTCATCCTGGAGATCGAAGACGGGGCTTTTGACTCCTTGCATCATCTGACTGAACTCGATTTGTCCAAGAATTCCATCACGTGCATCGATGACTTCAATCTGTACAACCTGAAGGTTCTCAACCTCAGCAAGAACAGCATTGAGATTTTCCAAAGCGCACAGTCGCGTATTCTGTTTAGACTTCGCTCTCTCGATCTGAGCGAAAACAAAATGCTTTACTTCCCTCACATCTCCGAAAACAACATGCTCGAATTTCTGAACGTTTCCCGAAACCAACTTCAGACCGTCAACGTCTCGGGCAGTCAGGACAAACAGACAAACTTGATCTTCAGTCATTTGAAATACCTGGACATGAGTTACAACCAACTGAAAAGTATACCAGAAAATCTTTTCTTTAAGTGCATGGGATCACTTGAGGTCCTGAATATGAGTAATAACTGCATCCGCTCGTTTTCTGTCACTCACAAAGGCCTTCTGAAGACAGTGAAGGTTATCAACCTCAGCTATAATTCCCTGCAGAGTCTGAATTTTGGGGAAAGCACTCTGCGATCGCTGAAGCGGCTCTTCTTACAAGGAAACGACCTCACAGTTCTGGATCCTCAAATATTTCAGAGAGTCTCGAGCATCAAATACCTGCATCTCGAGCAGAACGCCGTGAAGATCTGTGGCTCTGAGCAAAGTCGGCACGAGCAACCGCTGATGGAGCAAAACCACTGGGATCCTCCGGGTTGTGtctccttttcttctgttcGCAACTTACACTTTCTGTACCTCTCTGAAAATAATTTGAGGACACTGCCCGAAAACGCATTTGTGGACACCCCTCTGAAGTGGCTGGACCTGTCCCTGAACCCCGGCTTGGACATGCACAAAGGCTCCCTCGCTGGCCTTGAACATTCCCTGGTTCACCTGCTCTTGAGGGAAAACAACATTTCCTCCCTGAACACAGACCTGTCCTCACTGAAGAGTCTCAAACACGTCGACCTCTCCACCAACCAGCTCGACActctaccgatgtggaacaagGACTCCTCCATCGAGTCCCTGAACCTGCGGAACAACAAGCTCGTCACCCTGGATCACAACACCATCCTCGCCCTGGAGCGCTCACTAAAGACTCTCTACATGGGCACCAACCCTCTGAGCTGCTGCGACAACCTCGGCTTCCTCCACATAGTGCAGCACTCGGCGGTGGTTGTTCCCGACATAGAGACGGTGACCTGCATCCACGAGGATTATTCAGAGCCGGTCAACATTGAAAAGGTGACCCAGGAAATGTGTCATCAAGCAGATGTCCCAAACTACGTCATTGTTTTAGTCTTGACGTTGTTGTTAGGGATGATCCTGTTTGGGGTGCTGGTTAAATGTTGccatttaaggaaaaaaaagcacaacaggAGCTTTACTGCATAG